Within Conger conger chromosome 3, fConCon1.1, whole genome shotgun sequence, the genomic segment gaaGATAGTAACAATAAATTACTACTAATATAAACATTAGCGAAAGACTGCAGAATTGTAGAGatatacagacacactggaACATATGTTTGGGTCATACTTCTGTTGATcacattaaaaaggaaaatggctttcaaatagaaaacaagaaaacaagtgTGCAATTGCTTGTGGAAAACATCCAAAGTATAAACCACCATGATCAAAGATGAAAAGACAAGTCTTTGAACATAATctatcaataaaaaatattatttacattGGAAAATGTTTATCATAGGTATATTCTATGGGACAGAATGTTACAAATACTATGTAgaacttttcatttttcatttggtgtGGAAAGGAGTAAATacttcttaataataataaagatgcAATAAGGATATTTATCTAATGTTGAGTTATCCAAAAAGAGAATGACTATTTATATTCATAGAATTAATTGTATgattattcaatttattttacttatatgATCTaggataaaataaaagatttcaCATACTATCAAAAGCTGTAAAAAttctgtgtaatgtgtaatgtaataatgagacagaaaatggaaaaaggaaaacCTTCAGTAGTTTTAATGTTGCATGTCACTTACTGGTGTAGGCTGAGGTCGAGACAGTGTCTCCTGAACGTGACTGGTCCTCCACTTCAGCGTTGACAATAAAAGTATAGTTCTCTCCCGGCCTGAGATTCTCAATCTGGATATTTTCATTATAGTGTCGGGGGAGGCTAGAGTGACCATTCACCGTCACTTTGTAAAAACTATGATTTCCCACCGGTTGAACCCATGAGAGGAAGGCAGAGTCAATTGTAACATTGACAGTGAGATTTCTGACACATTTAGGCTCTGGAGGAGAAACAGAAACCAGAGATGAATGCCTATATTACACAAAATGAAGTCAGAAATTATCTCTCTTCAGGCAGGAACAGTGGTTGACTTTAAAAGGCTAGCTGCATCCCAggtctgagagacagagacaaattaAATAACTGGCTTCTGATGTTCTCAACAGAAGTCTATAAACATCTCAAATAAAATTCTTTACATTGCATGTATTTACTCTAATCTGTAACTTTTTAAATTTAGTGTAGTGTTGGAGTAATGCCAATCTTGAACTTCACTAAGTGGAATGCAACTGAGAGGGAATGAATATCAATGCGGAAATAGAAGGCAGTACAGAAAAACAGATTATCTGAACCAAAGCGACAGGTTGTATATGTATGGAATATGCATACTCTCAGAATCCTGACTGGAAGAAATGTAGATTAAACAATGGACAATCAAGTGGAACATGCAGAGTTGTATCCAAGAACAATTTAAAAGCAAAGCCTGGCTACAAAGCCTGTGAAGTGAAGTGGTGGTGTAATGTCAATATGATCATTAACCtagatttaaatgtttttattttattttaataaaactgTTCATTGATGGGTCCAAGTCATGATAAATTCACCATGAAATAGGTATAATGTATAAGGCATAATATAATGTTCAGGAGAGACTGTTGTATAGTAGGCTTCTGTATGACATTTGTGCCTAAAAGTTTATGTTAACTTGTAATCACAGGCAGTCTTGGCTGATGCACATattgatttcccctgcccctcctttctgatatccctatccttgtctaaccccccccccccccccacccccaaaaaaaaaaaaaaaaatagaaaaatgcacctatgatgacaactatgtttagaacagcatttcatgtgtattttgctagtttctggatgtgatgctttgacttatggtagaacctatgcacttgtaagtcgttttggattaaaagcgtctgccaatgactaaaatgtaaatgtaaatggataaTGATGATTTCCTCAAACTCACCAGTATAGAATGTGACATTCTTTGGGTTGAGATCTCTATCACACCTCACAGGGAACACCTGGACTCTGTACTTTGTGCCTGATGTGAGATCAGAGAAGTTCATGGTGAGATTGGTTGTGTTCTCTGTCAAGTGAatgtctcctctgacctctaccCTGTATAACTTTATGTCTCCAGGCCCAGCCATCCAGCTCACTGTCATGCTGTCCACAGTCACATTGGAGACTGTCGCGTTGGCATAGAAACGGTCTGCAGATGGAGACGACAAAAGAAGAGGAGATTGatgagggggatgggggtgggtagagagagaggacaggggttTAGTGAATGCCAGAAGAGATGAACAGTGTCATCCTTGTACAAGAGTCCAAGTATTAGGCATATATTTTGTCAGGGACCAGTGTCAGCAGTGTGGTTGTATTCCCACAGTGTCTGCTCAGCATGGTTTGAAAATACTCACATTACCTTCATAACAGATATATGGTAAGGGTTTATCGCAGCTCAACTCAATCCACATGCCAGAACTCAGCAGGGTCACACAAGAGTTCTCCGAGGGCTCCACTTCCTCTTCCACATGTGGGATGCACATGGGGTATACACGTGTTACACCGGTGGTGTTCATACAGAATTCATCCACCTGGATCATGCACACATCATCTGCCAAATAACTCTGCTTGGTGATATTGATATTACTGCAGGAATCTCCAAGGTTGACAGCGCACATGTTTGGTTTTGGGAGTTTGGGCCGGCCTGGATACCAGTTCTGGAAGGTCAGCGGGTCACCATTGGACCATCGAGACCAACACCTGGAATCGCTGAGATTCTTGCGCAGGCCAACCCAGTAGTCTGCATCTAGGTTTTGGGCCAGGAACTGGATATTGTCGGCAGTGAGGCTGACAAGCTCTTTGTAGCAGCTCTGGCAGTGTTTCCGAGCCTCCTCCCAGGTGGAGGCGTTCTTCTGGTGGAAGTACTGGCGCTCTGCACCGCAGCAGGCCCATactggggagggaaaggggaaaATGACTCATCAGTGGGGGAGGTGCCAGGGCATACTGATGGCTACATTGCATCCCAGGGCCTccttaccatttaccatctcaaAATTTACAGATAAAACAATGacagttttatgtcatttgGCATAACCTCAtatcatctgttatgccatcttgtgacagtgttatgtcagccttatggtgaTGGGTAAAGTTTTGTGTGgttgaaatgaatgttttatgaataGCTGAATATGCATTGATTAATATAGCCCATGACATAGCTGCATTGCtgcggtagcctatccactaggTTTGGcactctgtgttcagagatgctcttttgcataccactgttgtattgtgtggctatttgcattactgtcactttcctgtcagctttggccattctccactgacctctctcatcagcaaggcgtttctgcctgcagaactgcctgCAGAACCTTCTGCAATctctagagaatgttgtgtgtgaaaatcccaggagaccagcagtttctgagatacacaaaccgtatctacatgattgtatgcattgcactgcagccacacaatttgctgattagataactgcatgaataagtaggtgtacaggtgttcgtAATTAAGTGCGTAATTAAGTGTAGTTTGAGGAGGTGGGAAGTTAGCAACCAGTTCTATAACCAGTTCAaggcaaaaacataaaacaagctgTTAACAGTAGgggcacaaaataaaaacaggatcAGATTGGATTGTgacaaaataaaggaaaaaggtCATTGCTATACATTTTGTTCTTTCATTGATCTGTGATATATTACTCTTAGCGTCAACATTTtcctttataaaaacatttttcttaacGATTGACAAGCAGTGTTTGCCTTTGTTAAACTTGTGGGATATTTTTTCAACTGTATCCCATTGATAttagatatttttgcattttctttagTTAACCCCTAATTTTGTAAGTTCAGTGTAACAGTGCAATTACCGATTACATGTATACTCACCGATAAGAAAAAGGATTCCTGTCTTTCCCATCCCCAAATCCATGAACAGTAAGTCCAGTTTAGCTGCATGTGGACAAAAAGAAATGCGCATGGCAGGATAAGGCAAAACAGTTCAACACATACactttatatgtatatttattaaatgtatttgaggAAAGCAAAAGCACCATAATCAGGAAAATTTGTTTATCATCTCACATTTAATATGAAGCAAAGAATTCCTTAACTAATGTGACCATTTATATTGCAGACATTTCCACTGAATGATTTTGCAAGGTTACGGACATTATGGGGCtatcatttaattattaaatcaTTTACCTGATTTGAATTGCATAAAAcactatatttatatatgtgtatTATATGTCCACACATTAATAAGACTTGATTGTTCAATTTCAACAGAAAATATGCTCTTAACTCACCAGgtctccttccttctctttgTGTCACACTTTCCCAATGCTCACCTGGCCTGCTTCCTTGTCTCTCTGTTACACTTGCTATATTTGATTAGACCTGGCAGTGAATATTTGCATGACTGCATAACTATTTTCCATAGTTGCcaaagagaaagagcaggagggGACACAAGATGTACAGAATGTACAGGAGAGAGAATGCCACGAGACAAgctagaaaataaatgaaagagcTAAATAAAAGATTGAGACAACATTGAGATGGGCAAAGGTGCGAGAGATAAGTCATGAACAGGCTGTCAATGAGATACATAATTGTCAAGTATATTCTGTTCGGGGAATGAGTGGTAAGGATGAATTGGGAAATTGAGACTTGAACAACATATGAACTTCCAAACTCGCCATTACTCTTCACATTACCGTGTAGATTAACTTTTGGACCTATCATCATGCCTtcatttaatacaaatatttaatactGAAATGCCTTTGGATATGAAatatctacagtacagtatttgcATACCAGGGATGTTGCCATGTAATTCGCTTCACAAATTAGTGCATGCAGTAAATGCTCAAGGTTCCTAAAATACCAGACTTCACAGGTGGCAAGACCTTAGCTGTCATATGACTGTTATACAGGTGCAAATATTCATactttatatatacatattatatttaCAGATTCATGTGTTCACCAGCTAGTCTGCTCTGATCATGTTTTCCATGTTTCCCATACAGGATGATCCCACTTGTTTTaaagcacactacacactacacaaaataaaatgtatgtcagtaactattatgtattattaGTTTAGAGTATTTTGTAcatattcatcaagggtgccaataattctggagccaactATATGTTAAAGTCAGTGGTCTATAGTAAGTACAGTAATCATTTCCATATCACATGAAAACATGGAGATGGATGCAATGTGGAATCCACCAGCACATCTGTTATATGCCCATGCAAAGCAAATGCAAAAGATAACGGATGAATGCACAAGCCATTCACAACACCATTTTTGCATTATGTAAACCTACTGCAGCCAGAGATTCGATTTCTGAGCTTTTTCCTGAAGTTTTCTAGACCCAAATTTGCACCTTTTATTCAATGATACATGAGTGGTCTGTAGTCCACTACATTTGTGAATGTAGTCAGTCCTGCAACAGTGGGTGCCCTTATTTCTGTTCAGACGTGAAATGTCCAGGGGCCAGAAAGTGAAAGTattgccatgtgtttcttctacCTATGAACTtatttcaccaattagttctACCCCTGGCTAAGGAATTGCACTAATGAGCAAATCTATGTGATTGTAACAAAATACTGGGGGGATTTTAAATTTCTGGACCTGGATTTTACAACTGAGCTCTACAACTAAACTTGGACTGGCTACAGTAATTGCATGCCAGGGATATTCTAGGGATCTACAGCCATGTAATTAGCTTTACaaatgcatgcatacagtaaATTCTCAaggtaggtttgcccacttacaaagaatggaactgtgtagaatttgaatcataggtacattttaacattgagagacagaatcacaaaataatccacaacaacatcatataaattttataaatttaatatcatattttcacatgaaataagtatttgatccatagaacaataggacttaatactcggtggagaaacctttgttggcaagcaaagaggtcagatgtttgttgtagtttttcaccaggtttgcacagatcttgggtgggattttggtccactcctctttgcagatcctctccaaatccttaaggttccgaggctgtcacttggcaactcgaagcttcagctccttccacagatttttgatgggatttaggtctggagactggctaggccactccaggaccttaatatgcttctttttgagccactcctgtgttgccttggccgtatgttttgggtcattgtcatgctcattttcagtgctctcactgagggaaggaggttgtcgcccaaaatgtcctggtacatggccccattcatcctcccctcgatacggtgaagtcgtcctgtccccttagctgagaaacatccccaaagcataaggtttccacctccatgcttcacagtggggatggtgttcttggggttgtgctcagcatttctcttccacCAAACACGGTGAGTCGAGTTggtgccaaatagctctattttggtctcatctgaccacatcaccttctcccaagcctcctctggatcattcaggtgttctttggcaaacttcagacgggcctgtacatgtgccttcttcagcagaggaaccttgcgcgtgcagcaggattttaatccttcacggtgtagtgtgttactgatggtcctcttcgtgactgtggtcccaactgccttcaggtcattaacaagctcctcctgtgtagtactgggctgatccctgacctttctcatgatcattgatatcccacgaggcgagatcttgcgtggagccccagaccgagggagattggcggtgactttgtgtttcttccattttctaataattgctccaacagttgttaacttctcaccaagctgcttgcttattttcttgtagcccatcccagccttgtgcaggtctacaattttgtccctgatgtccttagacagctcctttgtcttggccatggtagaaacgttggaatctgattgattgtgtggacaggtgtcttttatacagctatataacaatgtaacgagttgacacaggtgttttgggtaatgagttgagattaggagtgcttcttaatggaaaactaactggtctgtgggagctagaattattgctgattggttataaaatttatatgatgttgttattgtggattattttgtgatattctgtctctcaatgttaaaatgtacctatgattaaaattctacacagttccattctttgtaagtgggcaaacctacaaaatcagcaagggatcaaataattattgctcccactgtatatacgtTATATTTACAAATTAATGTGTTCTCCTTAATATGGTGATTATATCTCCCCATGCAAGTACTAGCAAATCTGAGAGTGCAAGCAGCAGTGAAACTCTGAGGCCAGAGGCACGACTGGCCAAAGAGGGCATGCCATGGTAGTTGGATTTCAGAGTTTCCTATCATTGCTATTCACAACATTCTTGTACTGCACATGCTTTTGGAAACTTTCTACAGTCTAACCTCAAGGTTGTGAGAGGGCATCAGCAAGAGCATCCAGCTAGTCTGCTCTGATCATGTTTTCCATGTCTACCATTCCAGATGATGTTGCAGAGGCCAGGTCTATGCCCCCTTTAACTAAACAGCTTCCATTTTCCTGACAGGGTCCATCTTAAGCTTCCTGGCCCAGGAATCCTGGGTATGAATGACGATTACCTATTACCGTATAGCTCATGCAATTAATTGATTCCAATTGTGcctgttttggggggttttgaAATGCTTTCACCCCCAAAAACCATTTCACATTTGCATACAGTACAAACTGTCCATCTTACTTACACCCCATAGATCATGCAATGAAGGAATCTTAGTTAGCACTGCTGTAAGCTGTACAGTATTCCTTACATATCACAGGCTGCTACTGTGAATGCCGAAGACTACAAATGGTTGGTGAGGTACTGTAAAAAAGGGCAAAAAATGATAAGAATGAAAGAAACCATTTCTGAGCTTTAGTCATTGATGAAAGGATTCCTTATACTACATAATTACtagtgtaagggtaattttcttaattgattcttaattgacaatgtgtgttaacataaagacaatcatgtgacatgattaaaaataaccttttatttttaatccttattactattagaccactttctgaattaagtgcttagtaggagtctttctctgtctctctcccagcagacaggcaGCCTTAGACCTTAATgtctgcttctcctagaagggggtagctagctctgcttctcctaggagggggtagctagcactttctcactttctgttatttctttgcaaataaatacgaaagttaaactcaagtatagctatcgttgtttcaCTGTGGaactgtttcatcagacgatgctcacctgtgaatgTAAATCAAAATGAGATACCAGATTAGGTACCACAATGAGAAGTAtacacatgaaataaaaacccaGATCTTCtacaaataatttttatttgttgacacAAAATACATAGCTCaattgattgtgtttgtgtgtgtgtgtgtgtgtgtgtgtctgtcagtatcAGTATGAACATATGTTAATTATAAAaggtgaaaaatgtattttgaaaaaaaaaaaactggaaaaaagactggaaaaaaacatgaaatattggAATCACAGAAACATCTATGGCAATGAGCACTATCACGGAAGCAAAAATACACTGCATTTGAGTTTAGTAAATAGTCTACAGCATTACAGCACAATGAAATTTAAACATACAAAGCAGCCTACAGCTTATAGTTAGTTAAAATATAGCAGCTTGGTTTCCTGCGAAAAGCAGAACTATATAAAGGAAGTAGGCAGTAGtgagggggatggggggcgCTCTCAATCAGTCActtttctctcccttcctcagcagccttttcccttttcttggcTGAACACACTCCAGCTTGCTCACATTCTTGGTGTTTCTGGCAGGAGATGAGATTCAAGTCATTGTTTGTGATCATTATCAGGAAtagaggaaagagggagagggaagatcACTGACAGGAGGGAAATGATAGGGGGGAGCAGGAAGTGAGAGTGTGACTGGGAACGAAAGTATGAAAGGAAGAGTGTGTCATTGCTTTcaaggttttttctttttttttttaaccatgcaCCAATAACCGTGgaattaaattgtaaatttCATCTCACCATGATGGCACTCTGTACTGGTAGCACTCTCACCACTTTCGCAATTGAAATTGTCTTGCCCCAATAGCAATTCTTGAAATATGTAAAGCTCTTACCTTACTGGCTCTTATTTAGAAAAAATGACTAGAAATAAGAATTGAAGTCTTCATAttataaaaaaacccaaaaacttGTGGTTTTATCCAATATTGTGCTGCACTCACACAGTGGTGAAAGAAGCAGCACTTCAGAGGGTGACATGCTTATCTGTGCTAAAAGAAGTTGCTTTTAGCATATATTTATCCAGTCTAAATAAAGGAGAAAGTAGCTCCCATAAAACTAAAGAGATTTTGGAAATGTATTACTCACAGTTTTTGCCTGTATTTTACCACATCTGCAGGTGGCATCAAATCCTCCAGCTCcatgctttcatttattttcttcagcatgTTATATCGTTCCCACCCACGGATCTGAAAGGAATGAAAAGGCAGAATTAGACCATATACCAACCACACAGATATGGTACACATACTGCAGGTTAAAACAATATCAGTGGTGCAACAAGTGCATGACATTTAAAGTGCAGTCCGTATGCATTTGAACAGTGCtacaatttgtattattttggctCTCTGCCCCAGAAAattggatttaaaattaaacaaaggtgcagactgtcacttttaaattgaggatatttacatccatattgggggATAGGTGTAGGAATTTCATCAGATGTATTcagtcacttccttagtgcaggtataataaATTATctagtatctagtcttgattctgggGTTTTGACTGCATTTGGCATTTGTCTACATGAAAaccacagttgtgccaatgactgTCGAGGATTTCATTAGGAGGTTGAGAAATTAGGGGAACAAAATCAGCCAGACAATAGTCTTACCAAAATattctgtttggaacatcattaagaagaaagagagcaatggCGAGCttagtaattgcaaaggggctggtaggccaaggatgACCTCTACAGTTGAAGACCAAATAATTATAAACTATAGTTATAGTTTGAACATGCATGGCTGTTACAGGTGCTGATTCACTTTTGATACTTTGAtacttcattgataatgtaactgctgatagcagaaTAAATTCTTAAGCTTACAGaggcatcttatctgctcaagttcaatcaaatgcctccaaacacattggacggtgcttcatcctACAGGAAGgtaatgatcccaaacatacaccagtgctctcctTCTACCTAATGATgttcaaattaatttgtttctttAAACCTATTATATGTATCcgactgtttttatttctcagcctcataatggcttccttgactgccattggcacattggccctcatgttgacaaatgcaaaagcaatcaaaagcctagaaatGAAGACTAGATCCTGAAAgcttcttatacctgcattaaggaagtgattgaatacacccgaCTAATCAAAAaccactgtccaattacttttggggccctaaaatgggggagcTATGTATAAAAGGGGACGTATTCCTATCACTCAATATGGAtaaaaaataccctcaaattaaaggtgacagtctgcattttaaactCATATT encodes:
- the LOC133123225 gene encoding receptor-type tyrosine-protein phosphatase eta-like, producing the protein MDLGMGKTGILFLIVWACCGAERQYFHQKNASTWEEARKHCQSCYKELVSLTADNIQFLAQNLDADYWVGLRKNLSDSRCWSRWSNGDPLTFQNWYPGRPKLPKPNMCAVNLGDSCSNINITKQSYLADDVCMIQVDEFCMNTTGVTRVYPMCIPHVEEEVEPSENSCVTLLSSGMWIELSCDKPLPYICYEDRFYANATVSNVTVDSMTVSWMAGPGDIKLYRVEVRGDIHLTENTTNLTMNFSDLTSGTKYRVQVFPVRCDRDLNPKNVTFYTEPKCVRNLTVNVTIDSAFLSWVQPVGNHSFYKVTVNGHSSLPRHYNENIQIENLRPGENYTFIVNAEVEDQSRSGDTVSTSAYTIPDKVSQLNATEDKGTITLTWMPPEGSSCCYRVCVQEEKKLIYFNKTFLGTNLTLKNLTAGTEFQLTVAALAGLMPNDLVKGEAVTIMYTTVPSPVSNLTLNSSSGCITAVWNHPVENFYRLKLGQGPADFTEITTNETSHTFKNLKSGVPYNVTVYTELTNKSLLSEGVSKCIFTLPLAPERIYVTSYNMTSISLKWDVPKELQDSMVNYEVKFTADFWKHTERMNVTERNVTFNALKPGTKYTFEVKTLAGVLESESIPTFAFTVPNNKTLILMIQCSSVKQEDCENKTKILEDLKNIVRKKLQDQVTWNLELKEK